The Methanofollis sp. nucleotide sequence GTGCTCGAAGGCTATATCGGATCGGAGAAGGCCGAGGAAGGGCCTTTCGTCGACATCACCGGCACCTACGACTTCGAGCGCATCCAGCCGGTCATGGAACTCACCGGCATGTGGACGAAGGAGGACCCTATCTACCACTCCATCCTTCCGGGCGGGAGCGAGCACCGTCTCCTGATGGGCGTGCCGTACGAGCCGAAGATCTACCGGGCCGTCGCCGGGGTGACGACGGTCAGGAACGTCGTCCTGACGACCGGCGGCTGCGGCTACCTCCACGCGGTCGTGCAGATCAGGAAGAACACGCAGGGCGACGGGAAGAACGCGATCATGGCGGCCTTCGCGGCCCACACCTCCCTGAAGCACGTCGTCGTCGTGGACGAGGACATCGACCCCTTCTCCATGGAGGACGTGGAGTACGCGATCGCAACACGGGTGCGGGGCGACCGCGACCTGATGGTGATCACCGGGGTGCGGGGCTCATCCCTCGACCCCTGCAGGGACGGCGACGGCACGAACGTGAAGATCGGCCTCGACGCCACGATGGTGATGGGAGAGGAGGAAAAGTTTGTGCGTGCAGGATGGAATGACTGATGTATCTGGAACCTGAAGAAGAAAAAATGCAGAACGGCGAGTACGGCGAGACGATGCAGCAGATGCTGGAGATCCTCGTCGGACTCGGCAAGGTCTTCGGCGCCGAGAAACTCATCCCGATCGCGAGCGCCCAGGTCTCGGGGGCGTCGTACAAGACGATCGGGAAATGGGGTCTCGAATGGCTGCAGGGCCTGGACGCCCATGTGGCGGTGCCGACTGTCCTGAACCCGATCGGCATGGCCCGCGACCGCTGGAAGGAGATGGGGATCCCCGAGGTGTTCGCACAGCAGCAGGAGGCGGTGGTCGCGGCCTACGGGCGTCTCGGCATCAAACTCGAGTGCACCTGCACGCCGTATTATGTCTCCCAGACGCAGTACGGCGAGCACCTGGCCTGGGCCGAGTCGTCGGCCGTCGTCTATGCGAACTCTGTCATCGGGGCCAGGACGAACCGCGAGGGAGGGCCGGGCGCCCTTGCCGCGGCGATCGTCGGCAAGACGCCGTACTACGGCCTGCACCTCTTCAAGAACCGCCTGCCGAACATCGGGATCACGGTGGACGACCCGGCGGCGCTGAAGGACGCGGCCGAGTACGGGGCCCTGGGCTATGTGGCCGGGAAGATTGTCGGGAACAGGATCCCTCTCTTCTCCGGGATCAGGCCGCCCCGCGACCACCTCAAGGCCCTGGGCGCGGCGATGGCGGCGACCGGGGCGGTGGCCCTCTTCCACGTGGACAGGATCACCCCCGAGGCCCGCCTGCCGACGTTCAAGCGCGATGTCCCGGAGACTGTCGAGATCAGGATGGACGAGGTGCGGGAGGTCTTCTCCTCGATCGAGGTGGACGCGATCGCGGTCGGGTGCCCCCATCTCTCTCCCGCCGAACTCGAAAACCTCGCCGGTCTCCTCGCCGGGAAAAAGGTGAATAAGCCCTTCTTCGTCTTCGCCGCACAGGGCGTCATCGCGGAGAACCGCGACGCCGTGGCGACGATCGAGAAGAGCGGGGCGCGGGTCTATGCCGACACCTGCGTCGTCGTCTCCCCGGCCCTGGACAGGTACGACGCGATCATGGTGAACTCGGGCAAGGCCCTCGCGTATGTGCCGACGATGTGCGGGGCGGTGGCCCGTATCGGGACGATGGAGGAGTGCGTGGCCGTCGCCACGATGTGAGGTCTATGACAGCCGCACCTTTTGAGAGTCTGCCGGGAAAGGACACGACAGAGCGTTTCGCATCTCTCGGCATCACGGAAGGAGGGGAGGCCGACCTCCTCGCCCTCCGCACGATCG carries:
- a CDS encoding aconitase X catalytic domain-containing protein, with amino-acid sequence MYLEPEEEKMQNGEYGETMQQMLEILVGLGKVFGAEKLIPIASAQVSGASYKTIGKWGLEWLQGLDAHVAVPTVLNPIGMARDRWKEMGIPEVFAQQQEAVVAAYGRLGIKLECTCTPYYVSQTQYGEHLAWAESSAVVYANSVIGARTNREGGPGALAAAIVGKTPYYGLHLFKNRLPNIGITVDDPAALKDAAEYGALGYVAGKIVGNRIPLFSGIRPPRDHLKALGAAMAATGAVALFHVDRITPEARLPTFKRDVPETVEIRMDEVREVFSSIEVDAIAVGCPHLSPAELENLAGLLAGKKVNKPFFVFAAQGVIAENRDAVATIEKSGARVYADTCVVVSPALDRYDAIMVNSGKALAYVPTMCGAVARIGTMEECVAVATM